In Palaemon carinicauda isolate YSFRI2023 chromosome 21, ASM3689809v2, whole genome shotgun sequence, the following proteins share a genomic window:
- the LOC137614727 gene encoding oplophorus-luciferin 2-monooxygenase non-catalytic subunit-like — protein MYRKLIALLWPITLASELIAGQNASSTLTSSTIPSTTTEPVYDCPAAEEISPCSCHLLGKNQMEMDCSNVQSGDELGRVFSTEFELSDFVRLIIAGNYNLTTLREGDLGVSSFKEIYIMNGILVEIEDLALVGSTDTLEYLDLYNNNLQTMPAISTFSRLSGVNLCGNYITEFPALNSMTLKNLDFIENPLVSLPSDAFQGLPAVEYVFLDRCNLEEIASGTFANNQKLSYLSLDGNNLRSLPLDAIQLSGIKSYLFLQNNQLGQLASGSISGVTGIIYMNGNSLTELNEHVFRPMLENNADVYLADNPFGCGCDIAWLILNQTLLDGLADSPSCEDGTFFVDLDPAYYEAMC, from the exons ATGTATCGAAAGCTAATAGCCTTGCTGTGGCCGATCACATTAGCAAGTGAACTTATTGCGGGACAAAATGCCAGCAGTACCCTTACCTCCAGCACAATTCCTTCAACAACAACAGAACCAGTCTATGATTGCCCCGCTGCCGAGGAAATATCGCCCTGTTCATGTCATCTCCTCGGGAAAAATCAAATGGAGATGGACTGTTCCAATGTTCAAAGTGGAGACGAACTCGGGAGAGTTTTCAGCACAGAGTTCGAACTATCCGATTTTGTTCGACTGATAATAGCCGGAAACTACAACCTAACTACCCTGAGAGAGGGTGATCTAGGAGTCTCTtcattcaaagaaatatatataatgaatggaatCCTCGTTGAAATAGAAGACCTGGCTCTGGTAGGTAGTACAGATACACTAGAATACTTAGATCTGTACAACAACAACCTTCAGACAATGCCAGCAATTTCAACTTTCAGCCGTCTGTCTGGAGTTAATCTATGTGGGAACTACATTACGGAATTTCCTGCACTAAATTCTATGACATTGAAGAATCTTGATTTCATTGAAAATCCACTGGTATCTCTTCCATCTGATGCATTCCAGGGTCTTCCAGCGGTAGAATATGTCTTTCTTGACCGTTGCAACCTGGAAGAAATAGCTTCAG GAACGTTTGCAAATAATCAAAAGCTTTCCTACTTGAGTTTGGATGGGAACAATTTGAGGTCTCTTCCACTTGATGCCATTCAGCTTAGTGGAATAAAAAGCTACTTATTTCTTCAAAACAATCAACTAGGCCAGTTAGCTTCTGGTTCGATTTCAG GTGTCACAGGCATTATTTACATGAATGGAAACTCGCTGACGGAATTAAACGAACACGTATTTCGGCCAATGCTCGAAAACAACGCCGATGTTTACCTAGCAG ATAATCCCTTCGGGTGTGGGTGCGACATCGCTTGGCTGATCCTCAACCAAACGCTGCTTGATGGCTTGGCTGATTCGCCGAGTTGTGAGGATGGAACATTCTTCGTTGATTTGGATCCAGCTTATTACGAAGCCATGTGTTGA